The Misgurnus anguillicaudatus chromosome 15, ASM2758022v2, whole genome shotgun sequence genome has a window encoding:
- the actmap gene encoding actin maturation protease isoform X1: MSGAPPPPPLPPPLSLTPSVSSKKKLYQAIAEGKRPVDGDHEEARIIIAQRENSFRKDVQWLLFNKYVPSLIQDGPQCGLVALWMAGHLLQPPKIIPIEMVVQVAKDKGYTAQGEMFSASDMAKLAEEVCGCRVQILSGGMMGDNSAVILKHLSNGQPILVPYDEDFNHEPCLRNGHKAHWAVISGIILGLRQGCMDSKLFPPDITLPWLHLSQNGSCVSWPIDGIEDVYVLAKQGKSLRYQLWKYETVAQSNAQLKEMDPQRASDGTHYVLPSGGVQEGLAGQVVLLHTQTLMT, from the exons ATGTCAGGAGCTCCCCCTCCACCCCCTCTCCCTCCACCCCTATCACTGACTCCCTCAGTGTCCAGTAAGAAGAAGCTTTACCAGGCTATAGCTGAAGGAAAGAGACCTGTGGACGGAGATCATGAGGAGGCCAGGATTATTATAGCACAGAGAGAAAACAG CTTTAGGAAGGATGTACAGTGGTTGCTGTTCAACAAGTATGTGCCTTCACTTATTCAAGATGGTCCACA ATGTGGCCTTGTGGCCTTATGGATGGCCGGTCATTTACTGCAGCCTCCTAAAATCATACCCATAGAGATGGTGGTCCAGGTTGCAAAGGACAAAGGCTACACTGCACAGGGGGAAATGTTTTCTG ccAGTGACATGGCCAAGCTGGCAGAGGAAGTATGCGGATGCAGAGTTCAGATATTATCAGGAGGCATGATGGGAGATAACTCTGCTGTTATTCTGAAACATCTCTCCAATGGGCAGCCTATTCTCGTACC ATATGATGAAGATTTTAATCATGAGCCTTGTCTGCGCAATGGCCACAAAGCCCATTGGGCAGTTATCTCGG GTATAATACTGGGCCTTAGGCAGGGGTGTATGGACAGCAAACTGTTCCCCCCTGACATCACACTTCCCTGGCTTCATCTGTCACAGAATGGTTCATGTGTTTCTTGGCCGATTGATGGCATTGAAGACGTGTATGTTCTGGCCAAACAGGGGAAGAGTCTACGTTACCAGCTGTGGAAGTATGAGACAGTAGCACAGAGCAATGCCCAGCTCAAAGAGATGGACCCACAGAGGGCCAGCGATGGGACACATTATGTGCTTCCTTCTGGTGGGGTACAGGAAGGTCTCGCAGGTCAAGTGGTGCTGCTTCATACTCAAACACTCATGACATGA
- the snrpa gene encoding U1 small nuclear ribonucleoprotein A — protein sequence MAGQEMRLNHTIYINNLNEKIKKDELKKSLYAIFSQFGQILDILVSRTLKMKGQAFVIFKEINSASNALRSMQGFPFYDKPMRIQYAKLDSDIIAKMKGTYVERDRKKEKKKPKAPEAGTGKQKAAASTAMAGVPAAMPGMPPMSQGPRMMGMPGQPPYMPPPGMMPPPGMAPGQMPPGALAGQMMPGQMPGQMPQQVSENPPNHILFLTNLPEETNELMLSMLFNQFPGFKEVRLVPGRHDIAFVEFDNDVQAGAAREALQGFKITQSNAMKISFAKK from the exons ATGGCTGGCCAGGAGATGCGTTTGAACCACACTATTTACATTAATAACTTAAATGAGAAGATCAAAAAAGATG AATTGAAGAAGTCGCTGTATGCTATATTCTCCCAGTTTGGTCAAATCCTGGACATTCTTGTTTCCCGTACGTTGAAAATGAAGGGTCAGGCCTTTGTgatatttaaagaaataaacagtGCGTCCAATGCTCTCCGATCTATGCAGGGATTCCCATTTTACGACAAACCAATG CGCATTCAATATGCAAAGCTGGACTCTGACATTATTGCTAAGATGAAGGGTACATATGTGGAGCGAGACCGTAAGAAGGAGAAGAAAAAGCCCAAAGCCCCGGAAGCGGGTACTGGGAAACAGAAAGCTGCTGCCTCAACTGCCATGGCTGGAGTACCAGCAGCTATGCCT GGAATGCCACCCATGAGTCAAGGCCCTCGTATGATGGGAATGCCCGGTCAGCCTCCTTACATGCCTCCCCCTGGTATGATGCCGCCACCTGGCATGGCACCTGGACAAATGCCTCCAGGTGCTTTGGCAGGTCAGATGATGCCTGGGCAAATGCCTGGCCAGATGCCACAACAG GTATCAGAAAACCCTCCCAATCATATCCTGTTCCTCACCAATCTGCCAGAGGAGACCAACGAGCTTATGCTCTCCATGCTTTTCAACCA GTTCCCTGGATTCAAAGAAGTTCGTCTTGTTCCTGGTCGTCACGATATCGCCTTTGTGGAGTTTGATAATGATGTGCAGGCTGGAGCTGCCAGAGAAGCTCTGCAAGGATTTAAGATCACACAAAGCAATGCTATGAAAATCTCCTTTGCGAAGAAATAA
- the actmap gene encoding actin maturation protease isoform X2 has translation MAGHLLQPPKIIPIEMVVQVAKDKGYTAQGEMFSASDMAKLAEEVCGCRVQILSGGMMGDNSAVILKHLSNGQPILVPYDEDFNHEPCLRNGHKAHWAVISGIILGLRQGCMDSKLFPPDITLPWLHLSQNGSCVSWPIDGIEDVYVLAKQGKSLRYQLWKYETVAQSNAQLKEMDPQRASDGTHYVLPSGGVQEGLAGQVVLLHTQTLMT, from the exons ATGGCCGGTCATTTACTGCAGCCTCCTAAAATCATACCCATAGAGATGGTGGTCCAGGTTGCAAAGGACAAAGGCTACACTGCACAGGGGGAAATGTTTTCTG ccAGTGACATGGCCAAGCTGGCAGAGGAAGTATGCGGATGCAGAGTTCAGATATTATCAGGAGGCATGATGGGAGATAACTCTGCTGTTATTCTGAAACATCTCTCCAATGGGCAGCCTATTCTCGTACC ATATGATGAAGATTTTAATCATGAGCCTTGTCTGCGCAATGGCCACAAAGCCCATTGGGCAGTTATCTCGG GTATAATACTGGGCCTTAGGCAGGGGTGTATGGACAGCAAACTGTTCCCCCCTGACATCACACTTCCCTGGCTTCATCTGTCACAGAATGGTTCATGTGTTTCTTGGCCGATTGATGGCATTGAAGACGTGTATGTTCTGGCCAAACAGGGGAAGAGTCTACGTTACCAGCTGTGGAAGTATGAGACAGTAGCACAGAGCAATGCCCAGCTCAAAGAGATGGACCCACAGAGGGCCAGCGATGGGACACATTATGTGCTTCCTTCTGGTGGGGTACAGGAAGGTCTCGCAGGTCAAGTGGTGCTGCTTCATACTCAAACACTCATGACATGA